Proteins co-encoded in one Bombus pyrosoma isolate SC7728 linkage group LG4, ASM1482585v1, whole genome shotgun sequence genomic window:
- the LOC122566985 gene encoding calmodulin-lysine N-methyltransferase, whose translation MSEKCTIGEPQMQKVGHDGILEDKIGKKKSTAQRRWRILAKALIGPQEPISVDTEDEISVRRFTSFDLLRVDRMESSAADPDSAVWYEYSTVLENKLFTVEIRRLNKNFTANELIGFNNTGNICVWPSEECLAYYLLKNRQLCRNRKVLELGGGMSCLAGVIVAKYCDPKEIALTDGNVTSVNNVRRIIFRNGMTDFVDCGVVQWAKAARAIRAARSVRAFAHPHPNGLRVKNWTGGAKDVAKFTGKLYDVILCADCLFFDEARSDLVETIYGWLANDGIALVMAPRRGSTFEQFTEAAVKRGFVARRIDRYDGMIWSRHLELLEHSQEYCPDLHYPILLELTKQKKTSPG comes from the exons atgtccGAGAAGTGTACAATCGGCGAGCCGCAGATGCAAAAAGTGGGACATGACGGTATTCTCGAAGACAAAatagggaaaaagaaaagtaccgCGCAACGACGATGGCGCATCCTCGCTAAGGCGCTGATCGGTCCCCAGGAACCGATTTCGGTGGATACGGAGGACGAGATCTCGGTTCGCCGTTTCACCAGTTTCGACTTGTTAAGAGTCGACCGCATGGAGAGCAGTGCCGCGGATCCAGATTCCGCAGTTTGGTACGAATATTCGACAGTTTTAGAGAACAAGCTGTTTACTGTAGAGATCCGTCGATTAAACAAGAATTTTACGGCGAACGAATTGATTGGTTTCAACAATACCGGCAACATCTGCGTCTGGCCGTCGGAGGAATGCTTGGCATACTATTTGTTGAAAAACCGACAGCTGTGTCGAAACAGAAAAGTCCTCGAACTCGGCGGCGGTATGAGCTGTCTGGCAGGGGTGATCGTCGCCAAGTACTGCGATCCGAAGGAAATCGCACTGACAGATGGCAACGTGACCAGCGTGAACAACGTACGACGTATCATATTTAGGAACGGTATGACCGATTTCGTGGATTGCGGCGTGGTTCAATGGGCCAAAGCGGCCAGGGCGATCAGGGCAGCCAGATCGGTCAGGGCGTTCGCACACCCGCACCCCAACGGCCTTCGAGTCAAG AACTGGACTGGCGGCGCCAAGGATGTTGCAAAATTTACGGGAAAGCTATACGACGTGATCCTGTGCGCGGACTGTCTCTTCTTCGACGAGGCTCGGTCAGACTTGGTGGAAACGATCTACGGTTGGCTGGCAAACGACGGCATCGCCTTGGTGATGGCGCCAAGACGAGGATCTACTTTCGAGCAATTCACCGAAGCAGCGGTAAAACGAGGTTTCGTCGCACGGCGAATAGACCGTTACGATGGAATGATTTGGTCGAGGCATCTGGAGTTGTTGGAGCACAGCCAGGAGTATTGTCCAGACCTCCATTATCCGATCCTTTTGGAGCTGACCAAGCAAAAGAAAACGTCACCCGGATGA
- the LOC122566986 gene encoding post-GPI attachment to proteins factor 2-like — MNKSRIGSEYLPLVEGDMLKARFVLPFAKVAWFTVSLPFFAFTFCIIWSIVYNFEHSTSTHCKVYNFLPSVSAAIGHYRPQRDVWKIAIAIQALIRILVLVMYRRYYKEHIYKWAQSICNIVTVTYAVENISLVTLSFWTSVENYAFHKLSFITFLITSFIHMQIAYFIMRNCRNIAKESYEATSLKWKRRSMMLNLVCIIFACYFFYRHNKYCEPLVYSMFALSEYGVVLSNMGFHTTAAWDFANSRLIISGTGFKII, encoded by the exons ATGAACAAGTCCAGAATAGGGTCAGAATATCTTCCGCTAGTGGAAGGCGACATGTTGAAAGCGCGATTCGTTTTACCTTTTGCTAAAGTAGCATGGTTTACCGTATCTCTGCCCTTTTTCgcatttacattttgtattatatggTCTATCGTATACAATTTTGAGCATTCTACCTCTACTCATTGTAAG gtttataactttttaccATCTGTCTCTGCTGCTATTGGACATTATAGACCACAAAGGGATGTTTGGAAAATTGCAATAGCCATACAGGCTTTGATACGAATTTTAGTATTAGTAATGTATCGTCGTTATTATAAAGAACATATCTATAAATGGGCACAAAGTATTTGTAATATTGTGACAGTTACCTATGCTGTTGAAAACATATCTCTTGTAACATTAAGTTTTTGGACGTCTGTTGAAAATTATG cCTTCCACAAATTATCTTTCATAACGTTTTTAATAACGTCTTTTATTCATATGCAGATAGCATATTTTATCATGAGAAATTGTCGTAACATTGCTAAGGAATCCTACGAAGCTACTTCTTTAAAGTGGAAGCGAAGATCCATGATGTTAAATTTAGTCTGTATAATATTTGCCTGTTACTTTTTTTATAGGCACAATAAATATTGCGAACCTCTAG TTTATTCCATGTTTGCTTTAAGTGAATATGGAGTTGTTCTTTCGAATATGGGGTTCCACACGACTGCAGCTTGGGACTTTGCAAATTCGCGTCTCATTATATCAGGAACAgggtttaaaataatttaa
- the LOC122566980 gene encoding L-2-hydroxyglutarate dehydrogenase, mitochondrial isoform X1, with protein sequence MTVFRKFAAKFHVVDHCTKSNMFALLTKRISLPQLICAYRCRSTSSAESCGAFDLVIVGGGIVGCATAREMLIRHPTLKMAIVEKENALAMHQTGHNSGVVHAGIYYKPGSMKAKLCVEGLKLSYEYFCKHDIPHNKVGKLIVAQNKDQIKKLDDLYDRGIKNNVPDLQLVGKDCISKYEAKCQGEKALWSPWTGIVDWAVVCKYFANEFQKMGGKVYLNYEVTGFSEMTESKGKEDLSPILVQSKDKCIPTKYVLTCAGLHSDRLAVMTGCDLSPRIVPFRGEYLLLSDSKRHLCTTNIYPVPDPRFPFLGVHFTPRVNGEIWLGPNAVLAFAREGYRWRDINIRDCIEMAKFPGLYKLCFRYFIPGCKEMIKSIFYPLAVRDLQKFIPEVSFRDVKRGPAGVRAQALDNNGNLVDDFVFDGGKGSIGGRVMHCRNAPSPAATSAMAIAKFIADKLETDFKL encoded by the exons ATGACagtttttcgaaaatttgcaG caaaatttCATGTGGTTGATCACTGTACAAAATCAAATATGTTTGCACTGTTGACAAAAAGAATTTCGTTACCGCAACTTATTTGTGCATATCGTTGTAGATCCACTTCCAG TGCAGAATCATGTGGCGCGTTTGACTTAGTTATCGTTGGAGGTGGCATTGTTGGATGCGCCACTGCACGAGAAATGTTAATAAGACATCCTACCTTAAAGATGGCGATCGTTGAGAAAGAAAACGCTCTGGCGATGCATCAAACAGGACACAATAGCGGTGTAGTACACGCTGGAATTTATTACAAACCTGGCAGTATGAAA GCAAAACTATGCGTGGAAGGTTTAAAGCTATCCTATGAATACTTCTGCAAACACGATATACCTCACAACAAAGTTGGAAAACTTATAGTAGCTCAAAATAAAGaccaaattaaaaaattggacgATTTATATGAtcgaggaataaaaaataacgtaCCGGATCTCCAGTTAGTTGGGAAAGATTGTATATCGAAATACGAAGCTAAATGtcaa GGAGAAAAAGCACTATGGTCACCGTGGACAGGTATAGTCGATTGGGCGGTggtttgtaaatattttgccaatgaatttcaaaaaatgGGCGggaaagtatatttaaattacgaaGTTACCGGTTTCTCGGAAATGACAGAATCTAAAGGCAAGGAAGACTTATCTCCGATTTTAGTACAATCGAAAGATAAA TGTATACCGACAAAATATGTGTTAACGTGTGCTGGTTTACACTCGGATCGTCTAGCAGTAATGACAGGATGTGATCTTAGTCCACGTATCGTTCCATTCCGAGGCGAATACTTGTTGCTGAGCGATAGCAAAAGGCATTTATGCACCACCAATATATATCCTGTTCCAGACCCTAGATTCCCGTTTTTGGGCGTTCATTTTACTCCTAGAGTCAATGGCGAAATATGGCTTGGACCAAACGCAGTTTTAGCATTTGCCAGAGAGGGTTATCG GTGgcgcgatataaatataagagaCTGTATAGAAATGGCAAAATTTCCTGGATTGTATAAACTCTGTTTCCGCTACTTTATACCAGGATGCAAAGAAAtgattaaatcaattttttatccaCTTGCAGTCAGAgatttgcaaaaatttattccCGAAGTATCCTTTAGAGACGTAAAAAG AGGACCAGCGGGTGTTAGAGCACAGGCATTGGACAATAATGGTAATTTAGTAGACGATTTTGTATTCGATGGAGGGAAAGGTAGTATCGGTGGTAGAGTGATGCATTGTCGTAACGCACCTTCTCCAGCGGCAACCAGCGCCATGGCAATAGCTAAATTTATTGCCGATAAACTGGAAACTGATTTCAAGCTTTAA
- the LOC122566980 gene encoding L-2-hydroxyglutarate dehydrogenase, mitochondrial isoform X2 — MLIRHPTLKMAIVEKENALAMHQTGHNSGVVHAGIYYKPGSMKAKLCVEGLKLSYEYFCKHDIPHNKVGKLIVAQNKDQIKKLDDLYDRGIKNNVPDLQLVGKDCISKYEAKCQGEKALWSPWTGIVDWAVVCKYFANEFQKMGGKVYLNYEVTGFSEMTESKGKEDLSPILVQSKDKCIPTKYVLTCAGLHSDRLAVMTGCDLSPRIVPFRGEYLLLSDSKRHLCTTNIYPVPDPRFPFLGVHFTPRVNGEIWLGPNAVLAFAREGYRWRDINIRDCIEMAKFPGLYKLCFRYFIPGCKEMIKSIFYPLAVRDLQKFIPEVSFRDVKRGPAGVRAQALDNNGNLVDDFVFDGGKGSIGGRVMHCRNAPSPAATSAMAIAKFIADKLETDFKL, encoded by the exons ATGTTAATAAGACATCCTACCTTAAAGATGGCGATCGTTGAGAAAGAAAACGCTCTGGCGATGCATCAAACAGGACACAATAGCGGTGTAGTACACGCTGGAATTTATTACAAACCTGGCAGTATGAAA GCAAAACTATGCGTGGAAGGTTTAAAGCTATCCTATGAATACTTCTGCAAACACGATATACCTCACAACAAAGTTGGAAAACTTATAGTAGCTCAAAATAAAGaccaaattaaaaaattggacgATTTATATGAtcgaggaataaaaaataacgtaCCGGATCTCCAGTTAGTTGGGAAAGATTGTATATCGAAATACGAAGCTAAATGtcaa GGAGAAAAAGCACTATGGTCACCGTGGACAGGTATAGTCGATTGGGCGGTggtttgtaaatattttgccaatgaatttcaaaaaatgGGCGggaaagtatatttaaattacgaaGTTACCGGTTTCTCGGAAATGACAGAATCTAAAGGCAAGGAAGACTTATCTCCGATTTTAGTACAATCGAAAGATAAA TGTATACCGACAAAATATGTGTTAACGTGTGCTGGTTTACACTCGGATCGTCTAGCAGTAATGACAGGATGTGATCTTAGTCCACGTATCGTTCCATTCCGAGGCGAATACTTGTTGCTGAGCGATAGCAAAAGGCATTTATGCACCACCAATATATATCCTGTTCCAGACCCTAGATTCCCGTTTTTGGGCGTTCATTTTACTCCTAGAGTCAATGGCGAAATATGGCTTGGACCAAACGCAGTTTTAGCATTTGCCAGAGAGGGTTATCG GTGgcgcgatataaatataagagaCTGTATAGAAATGGCAAAATTTCCTGGATTGTATAAACTCTGTTTCCGCTACTTTATACCAGGATGCAAAGAAAtgattaaatcaattttttatccaCTTGCAGTCAGAgatttgcaaaaatttattccCGAAGTATCCTTTAGAGACGTAAAAAG AGGACCAGCGGGTGTTAGAGCACAGGCATTGGACAATAATGGTAATTTAGTAGACGATTTTGTATTCGATGGAGGGAAAGGTAGTATCGGTGGTAGAGTGATGCATTGTCGTAACGCACCTTCTCCAGCGGCAACCAGCGCCATGGCAATAGCTAAATTTATTGCCGATAAACTGGAAACTGATTTCAAGCTTTAA
- the LOC122566976 gene encoding E3 ubiquitin-protein ligase TRIM9 isoform X1, with protein MEDELRCPCCKELFVEPVLLPCWHALCLACAVNLQAPPDSPPESTTDSSNAPGSDQEADKLSILSETDSGVVCSSTSTSSRPGSYVGTPGNGGFPPSGGTLCLSCPVCQKTVYFDEGGAHNLPKYRAMQHIVEKYQESRNTRLQCQMCEAEPRDATVACEQCEVLYCDGCRESCHPKRGPLATHNLGPPRGSWQSNGGGRGARGPAMETTPLCTDHNGETLTLYCALCKIAICALCLRDRHAAHPHDVLPLAAACKAQKTELSQNLQQLSERARSTTEFIQRLKGMTDKVHEECVTLEEEVEDRVANLVSLLQARKSRLIEAARQTREARVRSLRDQVARCASHLQATTALLTFCIEALKENDSAAFLQIGGMLSVRAATAAGSWGGAEGVQEIARLPLLDLTLDDKPLRRAIDQLTFVQLKPSEGEERFPIAAPGAPILIPEECSAENNSVTVAWQPPPGHGIVGCAGQRGPAIEGYLLELDDGCGGEFREVYCGRETICTVDGLHFNSLYNARVRAFNSAGEGEYSELIGLQTAEVAWFSWATGASGIPQEVSISEDAMSASCEGYEHRVVLSSVGFSRGVHYWELTIDRYHSDTDPAFGIARAEVSRDRMLGKDDKGWSMYIDRQRSWFMHGGGHAQRTEGGVQQGSTVGVLLDLDTTHTLRFFVNDQPQGGIAFRDLYGVFYPAVSLNRGVTVTLHTALDVPRHLLALHEEYMTDAIQS; from the exons ATGGAGGACGAGCTACGATGCCCATGTTGCAAAGAATTATTTGTCGAGCCGGTACTTTTACCCTGTTGGCATGCCCTTTGTCTGGCGTGCGCGGTTAATCTGCAAGCACCCCCGGATTCTCCCCCGGAGTCGACAACCGATTCGTCGAACGCGCCAGGATCCGATCAGGAAGCCGATAAACTCTCGATTCTTTCCGAGACGGATTCCGGAGTGGTGTGCAGCAGTACGTCGACCAGCTCGCGACCAGGAAGCTATGTTGGCACACCCGGAAACGGAGGCTTTCCACCGTCAGGAGGCACTTTGTGTCTCTCCTGTCCCGTTTGTCAGAAAACCGTTTACTTTGATGAAGGAGGGGCTCACAACTTGCCCAAGTACAGGGCGATGCAACATATCGTAGAGAAATATCAAGAATCGAGAAACACGAGACTGCAATGTCAAATGTGCGAAGCCGAACCTCGGGACGCAACTGTCGCCTGCGAGCAATGCGAG GTGTTGTATTGCGACGGATGCAGAGAATCATGTCATCCGAAAAGGGGACCTTTGGCAACGCACAATCTGGGCCCGCCTCGGGGCAGCTGGCAATCGAACGGTGGAGGTAGAGGTGCTCGCGGCCCTGCCATGGAAACTACACCACTATGTACCGATCACAACGGCGAAACGTTGACGCTTTACTGCGCTCTTTGCAAGATCGCAATATGCGCTCTTTGTCTTCGGGATCGTCACGCAGCCCATCCCCATGATGTACTGCCGTTAGCCGCAGCCTGCAAGGCTCAAAAG ACGGAGCTGTCGCAAAATTTGCAACAATTATCGGAAAGAGCCCGCTCGACGACGGAATTCATTCAGAGGCTCAAGGGAATGACGGACAAAGTGCAC GAGGAGTGCGTCACCTTAGAGGAAGAGGTGGAGGATAGGGTGGCGAATTTGGTGAGTCTTTTACAGGCGAGAAAATCTCGGCTGATCGAAGCGGCGCGGCAAACCCGCGAGGCGAGAGTGCGTTCTTTGCGGGATCAAGTGGCCAGATGCGCGTCTCACCTACAGGCGACCACCGCGCTTCTCACCTTTTGCATCGAAGCCTTAAAAGAAAACGATAGCGCGGCTTTTCTCCAAATCGGTGGAATGCTCTCGGTCAGAGCTGCTACCGCTGCCGGCTCTTGGGGTGGCGCCGAGGGAGTCCAAGAAATCGCTCGACTGCCGTTGCTCGATCTTACTCTGGATGACAAACCGTTGCGTCGCGCTATCGATCAACTTACCTTTGTTCAGTTGAAAC CATCGGAAGGAGAAGAACGATTCCCGATTGCAG CCCCTGGAGCCCCGATATTGATACCGGAAGAATGCAGCGCGGAAAACAACAGCGTGACAGTCGCTTGGCAACCTCCACCTGGACACGGAATCGTAGGGTGCGCCGGTCAACGAGGTCCTGCGATCGAAGGGTACCTATTGGAACTGGACGATGGGTGCGGCGGCGAGTTCAGG GAAGTATACTGTGGCCGAGAGACGATCTGCACCGTAGACGGATTGCATTTCAATTCTCTGTACAACGCCAGAGTGAGGGCATTCAATAGCGCCGGGGAAGGCGAGTATTCGGAGTTGATCGGTCTTCAGACAGCCGAGG TGGCGTGGTTCTCGTGGGCGACTGGGGCATCCGGTATACCACAGGAGGTATCAATTTCCGAGGATGCGATGAGCGCGTCCTGCGAAGGGTACGAGCATCGAGTCGTCCTCTCGAGCGTCGGATTTTCACGGGGCGTCCATTACTGGGAGCtgacgatcgatcgttatcACAGCGACACCGATCCGGCGTTCGGTATAGCCAGAGCCGAAGTATCGCGAGATCGAATGCTCG GCAAGGACGATAAAGGTTGGAGCATGTACATAGATCGGCAGCGTTCTTGGTTCATGCACGGCGGGGGACACGCGCAAAGAACCGAAGGTGGCGTGCAACAAGGCTCGACGGTCGGCGTTCTCTTGGATCTGGACACGACGCATacgcttcgtttcttcgtcaaCGACCAGCCGCAAGGGGGAATCGCGTTTCGCGATCTGTACGGCGTGTTTTATCCAGCTGTCAGCTTGAATCGCGGGGTGACCGTCACTTTGCACACAGCCTTAGACGTCCCTCGTCACCTGTTGGCGTTGCACGAGGAATACATGACGGACGCGATTCAGAGCTAG
- the LOC122566976 gene encoding E3 ubiquitin-protein ligase TRIM9 isoform X2: protein MEDELRCPCCKELFVEPVLLPCWHALCLACAVNLQAPPDSPPESTTDSSNAPGSDQEADKLSILSETDSGVVCSSTSTSSRPGSYVGTPGNGGFPPSGGTLCLSCPVCQKTVYFDEGGAHNLPKYRAMQHIVEKYQESRNTRLQCQMCEAEPRDATVACEQCEVLYCDGCRESCHPKRGPLATHNLGPPRGSWQSNGGGRGARGPAMETTPLCTDHNGETLTLYCALCKIAICALCLRDRHAAHPHDVLPLAAACKAQKTELSQNLQQLSERARSTTEFIQRLKGMTDKVHEECVTLEEEVEDRVANLVSLLQARKSRLIEAARQTREARVRSLRDQVARCASHLQATTALLTFCIEALKENDSAAFLQIGGMLSVRAATAAGSWGGAEGVQEIARLPLLDLTLDDKPLRRAIDQLTFVQLKPPGAPILIPEECSAENNSVTVAWQPPPGHGIVGCAGQRGPAIEGYLLELDDGCGGEFREVYCGRETICTVDGLHFNSLYNARVRAFNSAGEGEYSELIGLQTAEVAWFSWATGASGIPQEVSISEDAMSASCEGYEHRVVLSSVGFSRGVHYWELTIDRYHSDTDPAFGIARAEVSRDRMLGKDDKGWSMYIDRQRSWFMHGGGHAQRTEGGVQQGSTVGVLLDLDTTHTLRFFVNDQPQGGIAFRDLYGVFYPAVSLNRGVTVTLHTALDVPRHLLALHEEYMTDAIQS, encoded by the exons ATGGAGGACGAGCTACGATGCCCATGTTGCAAAGAATTATTTGTCGAGCCGGTACTTTTACCCTGTTGGCATGCCCTTTGTCTGGCGTGCGCGGTTAATCTGCAAGCACCCCCGGATTCTCCCCCGGAGTCGACAACCGATTCGTCGAACGCGCCAGGATCCGATCAGGAAGCCGATAAACTCTCGATTCTTTCCGAGACGGATTCCGGAGTGGTGTGCAGCAGTACGTCGACCAGCTCGCGACCAGGAAGCTATGTTGGCACACCCGGAAACGGAGGCTTTCCACCGTCAGGAGGCACTTTGTGTCTCTCCTGTCCCGTTTGTCAGAAAACCGTTTACTTTGATGAAGGAGGGGCTCACAACTTGCCCAAGTACAGGGCGATGCAACATATCGTAGAGAAATATCAAGAATCGAGAAACACGAGACTGCAATGTCAAATGTGCGAAGCCGAACCTCGGGACGCAACTGTCGCCTGCGAGCAATGCGAG GTGTTGTATTGCGACGGATGCAGAGAATCATGTCATCCGAAAAGGGGACCTTTGGCAACGCACAATCTGGGCCCGCCTCGGGGCAGCTGGCAATCGAACGGTGGAGGTAGAGGTGCTCGCGGCCCTGCCATGGAAACTACACCACTATGTACCGATCACAACGGCGAAACGTTGACGCTTTACTGCGCTCTTTGCAAGATCGCAATATGCGCTCTTTGTCTTCGGGATCGTCACGCAGCCCATCCCCATGATGTACTGCCGTTAGCCGCAGCCTGCAAGGCTCAAAAG ACGGAGCTGTCGCAAAATTTGCAACAATTATCGGAAAGAGCCCGCTCGACGACGGAATTCATTCAGAGGCTCAAGGGAATGACGGACAAAGTGCAC GAGGAGTGCGTCACCTTAGAGGAAGAGGTGGAGGATAGGGTGGCGAATTTGGTGAGTCTTTTACAGGCGAGAAAATCTCGGCTGATCGAAGCGGCGCGGCAAACCCGCGAGGCGAGAGTGCGTTCTTTGCGGGATCAAGTGGCCAGATGCGCGTCTCACCTACAGGCGACCACCGCGCTTCTCACCTTTTGCATCGAAGCCTTAAAAGAAAACGATAGCGCGGCTTTTCTCCAAATCGGTGGAATGCTCTCGGTCAGAGCTGCTACCGCTGCCGGCTCTTGGGGTGGCGCCGAGGGAGTCCAAGAAATCGCTCGACTGCCGTTGCTCGATCTTACTCTGGATGACAAACCGTTGCGTCGCGCTATCGATCAACTTACCTTTGTTCAGTTGAAAC CCCCTGGAGCCCCGATATTGATACCGGAAGAATGCAGCGCGGAAAACAACAGCGTGACAGTCGCTTGGCAACCTCCACCTGGACACGGAATCGTAGGGTGCGCCGGTCAACGAGGTCCTGCGATCGAAGGGTACCTATTGGAACTGGACGATGGGTGCGGCGGCGAGTTCAGG GAAGTATACTGTGGCCGAGAGACGATCTGCACCGTAGACGGATTGCATTTCAATTCTCTGTACAACGCCAGAGTGAGGGCATTCAATAGCGCCGGGGAAGGCGAGTATTCGGAGTTGATCGGTCTTCAGACAGCCGAGG TGGCGTGGTTCTCGTGGGCGACTGGGGCATCCGGTATACCACAGGAGGTATCAATTTCCGAGGATGCGATGAGCGCGTCCTGCGAAGGGTACGAGCATCGAGTCGTCCTCTCGAGCGTCGGATTTTCACGGGGCGTCCATTACTGGGAGCtgacgatcgatcgttatcACAGCGACACCGATCCGGCGTTCGGTATAGCCAGAGCCGAAGTATCGCGAGATCGAATGCTCG GCAAGGACGATAAAGGTTGGAGCATGTACATAGATCGGCAGCGTTCTTGGTTCATGCACGGCGGGGGACACGCGCAAAGAACCGAAGGTGGCGTGCAACAAGGCTCGACGGTCGGCGTTCTCTTGGATCTGGACACGACGCATacgcttcgtttcttcgtcaaCGACCAGCCGCAAGGGGGAATCGCGTTTCGCGATCTGTACGGCGTGTTTTATCCAGCTGTCAGCTTGAATCGCGGGGTGACCGTCACTTTGCACACAGCCTTAGACGTCCCTCGTCACCTGTTGGCGTTGCACGAGGAATACATGACGGACGCGATTCAGAGCTAG